One Procambarus clarkii isolate CNS0578487 unplaced genomic scaffold, FALCON_Pclarkii_2.0 HiC_scaffold_100, whole genome shotgun sequence genomic window, gggctggcgctgggcgggaaggtggacggcgggtggagactggagggtgggcggcggttggaggctgggggggtgatcagctggccgtggcacttactactcaggtgagtggtaatacatataccacctctatacaaagtgtgggtatacacccactacacaatatgtgggtatacattgggtgggtgggtagcgtagacacacatgggagcctcccggcttctatgggcgggtggcaaggtggcctcgtgggtggggaggcgacgtggtggggtgggtacgagggggaagagcaggtacttcccggcctgggcgctgggtgggggcgggggtcagggcgacactaacactggtataatttccccgtatatcactgcacaataatgaatgaatcacacacttgtaatctgactcactgcacgtgtgatgtactcacaatatgatagatatgttgcgccaattatcgctgacaacgtaacttgttcagcaaaactttcaaaaaagaaaaacacaaaacactgtttggcacacgcgtaacccccacctctctctcctgaccacacaacacccctcactcaccccccacctcccctcacaatgggaggcctgcagggtccatcctggcccctcactacagcctccatgactccacactgccaacccacctgttttgataagttttcacatagatggtacaccgtaggcatttccggccactcccacgtctgcttggtgtattcacggtgaatatggttgagtcttggtacggtgaggccaagatgtctcagggtaatggctgagaaggcagcagctcctccgccacacgtccgtcccctaggcctctccctattatatctatataatagtatatatttgggtcagtatatatatatatatatatatactgaccaACCCccaacgacactcatggatccatttgggtacagtttttcatcaaattctggcgcatgcacgggccgcactgagtctaacgtgtgagaaagctgcatgaactgaAAATGAAAGCTGCATGAACATGAAAGctgcaaatggatccatgagtgtcgtcgggggttggtcagtcagggagcttagttaataagcgccctgactgaccaatccttatagacgatcattggtgcagtGGTCAcgatactgtgtacgtttaggggtgatcctggacggcatgggttcgaatcctggccgggtcaaagagttcttagtgatatatatatatatatatatatatatatatatatatatatatatatatatatatatatatatatatatatatatatttatatatatatatatatatatatatatatatatatatatatatatatatatatatatatatatatatatatatattagtatattttggtagcagtctttcctgtagacatatattattaaatatgaccaaaaaaataagattaataattctaacacaaattttctcattgtttctgatatttcttttcactgttgatggtaactgaaaaatcaattctccaaaattcatttttatttctagtctgacgcgacacttgaacgcatttcgtaaaacttattacattttcaaagactttagtttacacacacacaactataactgaacagagtttaaacagcttcgattttatacctgcgtttgagtgaggtgatatgttacaacagttttggatgaggtgaaaacaaactttcaacacaagacagaacaaaaaacaatgggtataatattttgtaagttaaagggaagaatggaagtaactgcaaagggcctattggcccatatttcttgatacttctatattggtgcggagtcttgaagtgggtagaatatagttgtgcattaattggctgttgattgctggtgtcgacttcttaatgtgtacccagcaaacaattttaggttgccacaacatatctggaaagtatttgaaagtattggaaacgtttgttttatcgtatcagatacgatattgtgtgtggacttaaataggtttccaaaacttataaccaagacatatgtatctaacactaatttgagatgttgtggcaacttacactcctaacatgagtcattcataatccattcctacaccaatatgaatctcttgtgaaaggtttgagccttatctgaaccattttcacatctttgtgtttaaagttaaatttcttgaaaataaaaaatatttatttttaaatatatttaaatattttaaatattttaaataataaattttttatattatattagtgttttcaatttaaatattaaaaccaatttaagggtaaaaaaatcaaataatttatatttcttttattatttactaacaaatcagcaaaaatacaaaaacatatgacctatataattatatatataatatatatataaataatttatataatatatatatatatatatatatatatatatatatatatatatatatatattagtgtaatacataagaatgtagtgtaatagtatatatattatatatatatatatttatatataaataatatatttatatataaataatatatttatatataaataatatatttatatataaataatatatttatatataaataatatatttatatataaataatatattatatataaataatatatatatatataaataatatatatatataaataatatatatatatataaataatatatatatataaataatatatatatataaataatatatatatgataaccatctttgtaacctatatgtaactccctctttgtaacaaagttcaaataaagcaaatatatgtgtacatacaaaagaatggggggtggtagaagataatattagtgtttagtgagtgaccacaaggtctcctctgaatactttttattttcttctccgaggctatgggtccccacattggcaccagaggtcttcctcacaaactttttatataatatatatatatatataaatattatatatataaaggtaaaactagctagttatacgtagatatatcataactaaccaaccctaccaaacctaacctaatatatatatataaatatatatatatatataaatatatatatatatataaatatatatatatatataaatatatatatatatataaatatatatatatatatatatatatatatatatatatatatatatatatatatataaatatatatatatatataaatatatatatatatataaatatatatatatatataaatatatatatatatataaatatatatatatatataaatatatatatatataaatatatatatatatataaatatatatatatatataaatatatatatatatataaatatatatatatataaatatatatatatatatataaatatatatatatatataaatatatatatatatatataaatatatatatatatatataaatatatatatatatatataaatatatatatatatatatataaatatatatatatatatataaatatatatatatatatatataaatatatatatatatatataaatatatatatatatatataaatatatatatatatataaatatatatatatatatataaatatatatatatatatataaatatatatatatatatatataaatatatatatatatatataaatatatatatatatatatataaatatatatatatatatatataaatatatatatatatatatatatataaatatataaatatatatatatatataaatatataaatatataaatatatataaatatataaatatataaatatatataaatatataaatatataaatatatataaatatataaatatataaatatatatatatatataaatatatatatatatatataaatatatatatatatatatataaatatatatatatatatatataaatatatatatatatatatataaatatatatatatatatataaatatatatatatatataaatatatatatatatataaatatatatatatatataaatatatatatatatataaatatatatatatatataaatatatatatataaatatatatatatataatatatatatatatataaatatatatatatataaatatatatatatatataaatatatatatatatataaatatatatatatatataaatatatatatatatataaatatatatatatatataaatatatatatatatataaatatatatatatatataaatatatatatatatataaatatatatatatatataatatatatatataatatatatatataatatatatatatatataaatatatatatatatataaatatatatatatatataaatatatatatatatataaatatatatatatatataaatatatatatatatataaatatatatatatatataaatatatatatatataaatatatatatatatataaatatatatatatatataaatatatatatatatataaatatatatatatatataaatatatatatatatataaatatatatatatatataaatatatatatatatataaatatatatatatatataaatatatatatatatataaatatatatatatatataaatatatatatatatataaatatatatatatatataaatatatatataatataaatatatatataaatatatatatatatatataaatatatatataatatatatatatatatataaatatatatatatatataaatatatatataaatatatatatatatataaatatatatatatatataaatatatatataatatatatataaatatatatataaatatatatataatatatatataaatatatatataaatatatatatatatatatataaatatatatataaatatatatatatatatatatatatatatatatatatatatatatatatatatatatatatatatatatatatatatatatatatatatatatatatatatatatatatataggttatatatatatatatatatatatatatatatattttattaatgatatatatacatatatacacacagaaacaaagattcttctatataggcattagagaagattcagcggtatgccatgcaccaggctctccgctattttcgtcatatccgactctgctatgtgatgcacatgtattcttgcttcaccaccctgtaatgaaatattgtttgttactaattgttttcaataatacattattttattatataatatttaatttattaattaaaaaccctttccatattatagaaaaaaactaaaacaagaatctatataaaactatagaatagaatagactaatagaatagaatatatatatatcatatatatatttatataaataaatatatatatatataaatatatgtatatatatttatatatatatatatattattatatcctgtattattccagcccattattagagatagtagccacctcttattttggttttctttcattattagtgctcagaaaattaaatatatctacatatttagtcaaaatcaattacattattttatcttattcatggcataaatgttcacaaagattactaaaaagagattgaattagactacagcaaattggcaaactttaccttgtatctgtttccaccgtgtttgtttggggcgttcttcaacatatcagcaatacttgtctcaacatctctttcagttgcattagtgtgggtgttgatacaggcttctggaaagttataagaattaattaatatatataattataattctttttgtcaggagacaagaagccacagagtaataacattgttggcttttatttaggtgttcccctgttctccagtcttcctccgtcccctcgtcccctttgtcctccccagcattctccattcccctgtcccctcgtcctccccaccattaccctctcctctgttccctcgtcttccccaccatcccccctgtcgtcctccccaccattctaaactacctcatcccatgcattccatgatggtctgatgcttccatctgaaaattgggaacatcaaaagatctgactttcccaattttctgatgggaacatcaaatgatctgatattcccatcactgaaaaataaaaacagataaaaaaaatgatatgaaaaaatagaaaataaaatatactcatgaaatgaacagaatggttaacaacgcagctcaattgcaatgcaatgtcacaataacatttaaatatactttaagatataatctagaagaaaataaggatattgaaacggttcatgaactctatttcaataaaggacactatggggaactttgaaaaatagttattgagtataattagacagacttgttgctaggcagaggagtaatgagatatatggcaaattttgcaaaatatacaatgaaggtacacaaacattcatacccaaacaaagcaaaatgctaggtaagaacaaagcatttggcccgtaggagaaaggagatacccacaagactagaatacaagtcattaacaagcatgcaagtataatacataatacatgcagacatatatataatccaaaaaaatgtcaaatttacgtacttattattacattacaaatatccaaggttttgaagacacgtttcctcttgcgcccaacgagtgaatactgagaccagaccccataggtccctatcctcctcatcattcgtctcactgtgtctccacagcttgcaccgcccatttgagacagcgtctggacctgttaaaataatgcataagctgtaaggtaatagagaataatatatatctttcaatctcaacattagattttctaatttccaactgtattaaataaatagcattaaaatattttccttcttaactattacaaaaatcaacgaatttgagtaacttttgcttttgttttatttgtaccttaaacataacactgaacaatcaattatgtgccaccccaccttccttcatctgcaaaaaaactaatcaaaagacatatgtacaaggctaaaaaaattcagcaacacttaccatactcaggctaaaagaattaagcaacacttaccatactctttttatattcactgttaacttttagctcatgtgacagactttccacctgctcaacagtttcaagtggggatggaagaatgtcttccaggattggtatatctccatgtgtttttgacatatgggtttccgtcattttgacaatattcaggatatcccctgataaaaatgtcaattttgataattccttcatcacgtattccattatgccaaaaccataatcataatcatctgtatcaaaccttattacaggtaaaaccagtaggcagtctactgtattttatcaaaccgttattagtataatagatctcgtaataattttgcaaaaataatggcatttactatttttaaaagattattagcaaatttacacaaatggtgcattcggaagacaaaaccaatttttcacttttgacaattgagcacctgctacatccagattctagggaggaaaggaaggacgatcttactggatcccatagcctctccgaggcacaaaccaggcttttacacaaaccccccccccccctgcacccgagctttttaaaatagtaaatgccactatttttgcaaaattattacgagatctattattctagagaataatgcatataaatgcatatatgcatataaatacaaaagtaaatcaaatcttatccttgtataatatacaagctgatgtgagatccctgtctacaggtggactggaactattatccagtaggcagtctactgtattttatcaaaccgttattagtataatagat contains:
- the LOC138360192 gene encoding uncharacterized protein, whose amino-acid sequence is MLKNAPNKLGGNRYKVQTLSQMGGASCGDTVRRMMRRIGTYGVWSQYSLVGRKRKRVFKTLDICNVIIKACINTHTNATERDVETSIADMLKNAPNKHGGNRYKGGEARIHVHHIAESDMTKIAESLVHGIPLNLL